The following are from one region of the Gemmatimonadaceae bacterium genome:
- a CDS encoding penicillin acylase family protein codes for MTSRIARALAGAVVLAAALRLGARGAGPLPPLGPLLDPVHGAWAAATHATLAPRAAVPMSGLSGAVDVRYDTRGVPHIFATTELDAYRALGYVVARDRLFQLDLQTHAASGRLTEWVGRRALALDRQTRDLGMPRAAEEKMAAMDTTGMAWRVMNAFAGGVNAYVDALTPAQWPVEYKLLGVRPERWKPINSIHLFNRMGWTLTYVPDEAVRLAARGVVGDSAADALFPLNSPIQEPIQPNGQHAPRFDLATLPRPGAPDTAARVVASLLREVAPPGFMQRTDPRHLASNNWAVGPARSADGHALLANDPHLDLTLPSIWYETQLVVPGTLDVYGVTIPGLPGIVLGFNRDLAWGFTNTGADVLDFYRETVDDATHPTRYEVDGAWRPLVQRVEVYRGPRGEVLATDTVRYTHRGPLMHRFGAWVSMRWTLLEPSHEIGALYDAAHATTARAFLDAMAQGFFVPAQNVIVADRSGTIAIRSTGHFPLRPKGTTGIDIFDGSTSASDWTGYWPVSDYPQSFNPAQGYLASANQQPEDPRHQFAYLGDDRAYDPWRALDINSLLRADSSVTVDDMRHFQTSPLSVRAQLFLPYFATAAHNVGGPASSPVQQAAEILARWDGRYTRDNDGAALFEEAMRLLRAFTWDELDDSSGRRVATPDDEIMFDLLHQPTSAWWDDRSTSGVVETRDVIVARSLAAAYDTLVKRDGPPARGGWRWDRVATVDIRHLLGLPGFSALGLESAGGRGTLNPAPGGSGFGPSWRLVVDLGPEVRAWDTYPGGQSGNPASPQYEDRIPQWLAGRLSPVLFPRDAAALPANRTEATLTLTPRGP; via the coding sequence ATGACCTCCCGCATCGCACGGGCGCTGGCCGGCGCCGTGGTGCTCGCCGCGGCACTCCGGCTCGGCGCCCGCGGCGCCGGCCCGCTCCCGCCGCTCGGTCCGCTGCTCGATCCCGTGCACGGCGCCTGGGCCGCGGCCACGCACGCCACGCTCGCGCCCCGCGCCGCGGTGCCGATGAGCGGTCTGAGCGGCGCCGTGGACGTGCGCTACGACACCCGCGGCGTGCCGCACATCTTCGCCACCACCGAACTCGACGCGTATCGCGCCCTCGGCTACGTGGTGGCGCGCGACCGCCTGTTCCAACTGGACCTGCAGACGCACGCCGCGTCGGGACGGCTCACCGAGTGGGTGGGCCGGCGGGCCCTCGCGCTCGATCGCCAGACCCGCGACCTTGGCATGCCGCGCGCGGCGGAAGAGAAGATGGCCGCCATGGACACCACGGGGATGGCGTGGCGCGTGATGAATGCCTTTGCCGGCGGCGTGAACGCGTACGTCGACGCCCTCACGCCGGCGCAATGGCCCGTGGAATACAAGCTGCTCGGCGTGCGCCCCGAACGGTGGAAGCCGATCAACTCCATCCATCTCTTCAATCGCATGGGGTGGACGCTCACTTATGTGCCCGACGAGGCCGTGCGCCTGGCGGCACGCGGCGTGGTGGGCGACTCCGCGGCCGACGCGCTCTTTCCGCTGAACTCGCCCATCCAGGAGCCCATCCAGCCCAATGGGCAGCACGCGCCGCGCTTCGATCTCGCCACCCTCCCCCGTCCCGGCGCGCCCGACACCGCGGCGCGCGTCGTGGCGTCGCTGCTCCGCGAGGTCGCGCCGCCGGGATTCATGCAGCGCACCGATCCCCGGCATCTGGCCAGCAACAACTGGGCGGTGGGGCCGGCGCGGTCGGCCGACGGGCATGCGCTCCTCGCCAACGACCCGCACCTCGATCTCACGCTGCCCAGCATCTGGTACGAGACGCAGCTCGTGGTGCCCGGCACGCTCGACGTGTACGGCGTCACCATCCCGGGCCTGCCCGGCATCGTGCTCGGCTTCAACCGCGATCTCGCCTGGGGATTCACCAACACCGGCGCCGACGTGCTGGACTTCTATCGCGAGACGGTGGACGACGCCACGCACCCCACCCGCTACGAGGTGGACGGCGCGTGGCGCCCGCTCGTGCAGCGCGTGGAAGTGTACCGCGGCCCGCGCGGCGAGGTGCTGGCCACCGACACCGTGCGCTACACGCACCGCGGCCCGCTGATGCACCGGTTCGGCGCGTGGGTGTCCATGCGCTGGACGCTGCTCGAACCGTCGCACGAGATCGGCGCGCTATACGACGCGGCGCACGCCACCACGGCGCGCGCGTTCCTCGACGCGATGGCGCAGGGCTTCTTCGTGCCGGCGCAGAACGTCATCGTGGCCGATCGGTCGGGCACGATCGCCATCCGGTCCACGGGCCACTTTCCGCTGCGCCCCAAGGGCACCACGGGGATCGATATCTTCGATGGATCCACCAGCGCCAGCGACTGGACCGGCTACTGGCCGGTGAGCGACTACCCGCAGTCGTTCAATCCGGCGCAGGGATACCTCGCCTCGGCCAATCAGCAGCCCGAGGACCCGCGCCATCAATTCGCCTACCTGGGCGACGACCGCGCATACGATCCCTGGCGCGCCCTCGACATCAATAGTCTGCTGCGCGCCGATTCGAGCGTGACGGTGGACGACATGCGCCACTTCCAGACCAGTCCGCTGAGCGTGCGCGCCCAGCTCTTCCTCCCGTACTTCGCCACCGCCGCGCACAATGTGGGCGGCCCGGCCTCGTCGCCCGTGCAGCAGGCGGCGGAGATCCTGGCGCGATGGGACGGCCGGTACACGCGCGACAACGACGGGGCCGCGCTGTTCGAGGAGGCGATGCGCCTCCTGCGCGCCTTCACCTGGGACGAGCTGGACGATTCGAGCGGACGCCGCGTGGCCACGCCCGACGACGAGATCATGTTCGACCTGCTGCACCAGCCCACGAGCGCGTGGTGGGACGACCGGTCCACCAGCGGCGTAGTCGAGACGCGCGACGTGATCGTGGCGCGGAGTCTCGCCGCCGCGTACGACACGCTCGTGAAGCGCGACGGACCACCGGCCCGCGGCGGCTGGCGGTGGGATCGCGTGGCCACCGTGGACATCAGGCACCTGCTCGGCCTTCCCGGGTTCTCGGCGCTCGGACTCGAGTCCGCGGGCGGCCGCGGCACGCTCAATCCGGCGCCCGGCGGCTCCGGCTTCGGGCCGAGCTGGCGGCTGGTTGTGGATCTGGGACCCGAGGTCCGGGCGTGGGACACGTATCCCGGCGGGCAGAGCGGAAATCCGGCGAGCCCGCAGTATGAAGACCGCATTCCCCAGTGGCTCGCCGGTCGGTTGAGCCCGGTCCTGTTCCCGCGCGATGCGGCGGCACTTCCGGCCAATCGCACGGAGGCCACCCTCACCCTCACCCCCCGGGGGCCGTAA